A genomic window from Salvia splendens isolate huo1 unplaced genomic scaffold, SspV2 ctg464, whole genome shotgun sequence includes:
- the LOC121790295 gene encoding uncharacterized protein LOC121790295: MNRIVGITDRTCIDYLRIDRNTFGRLCRLLRDQIGLIDQKFMTLEEQVAMFLCLLSHHEKTRIVGFNFMRSSQTVSHYMHIVLCGMLQLYEVLLVKPEPIDQDCVDTRWKWFQGCLGALDDTYINVRVPLADALRYRTRKGHIATNTLAVYG, encoded by the exons ATGAATAGAATAGTTGGTATCACAGATAGGACATGCATTGATTATTTAAGGATAGACAGAAACACCTTTGGGAGACTATGTCGCCTCCTTCGAGATCAGATCGGCCTTATAGACCAGAAATTCATGACGCTGGAAGAACAGGTGGCTATGTTTTTGTGTCTATTGTCTCATCACGAGAAGACACGTATTGTGGGCTTCAACTTTATGCGATCTTCTCAGACGGTTTCCCACTATATGCATATTGTTTTGTGTGGTATGCTGCAACTCTACGAAGTCTTATTAGTGAAACCTGAACCAATCGACCAAGATTGCGTTGACACAAGGTGGAAATGGTTTCAG GGTTGTCTTGGTGCATTAGATGACACCTACATAAATGTTCGAGTGCCACTCGCAGACGCACTGAGGTACCGTACCAGAAAGGGCCATATAGCCACGAACACTCTAGCTGTGTATGGCTGA